Proteins encoded together in one Triticum dicoccoides isolate Atlit2015 ecotype Zavitan chromosome 7B, WEW_v2.0, whole genome shotgun sequence window:
- the LOC119338838 gene encoding uncharacterized protein LOC119338838 — protein sequence MSQNQVFLSDMVTRRNMVAHEPSENVRKAVHIYAGAGMVGVWVYASFEERTAKSPKLIVLDMEGREVELFLWVVRRMISLTNLELTIIEDSTGTTSMGAENSLRELVNVKENGNDQDFPLEVLVLRDFKSGVSVIELCACFVHLQDLSFVGCSALVHWPETLFEGLVSLRKLRIQECNNLTGYAQASAEPSTSSKTGLLLPSLEDLVIWFCENLVELFNVPASLRTMCIYKCSKLESTSGRKQQQGQSVSSIHQGPSSIEGLSLYNCDGLTGVLCLPPSLKRLDITNCGGFASLESRSPELQSLEFLELHNCPTLSSLRTGWSTIILISPASFHYILPWSEDTPCKPAATAGQHPGQICRCPLLWK from the exons ATGTCACAGAACCAAGTGTTTTTATCTGACATGGTCACACGAAGGAATATGGTAGCACATGAGCCAAGTGAGAATGTAAGAAAAGCAGTGCATATATATGCAGGAGCAGGAATGGTTGGTGTGTGGGTGTATGCCTCTTTCGAGGAACGCACAGCTAAATCACCAAAGCTCATTGTATTGGACATGGAAGGACGCGAGGTAGAGTTGTTCTTGTGGGTAGTGAGACGTATGATTTCATTGACCAATCTGGAACTGACTATCATTGAAGATAGTACAGGTACAACCTCGATGGGGGCTGAGAATAGTTTGAGGGAATTGGTGAACGTCAAGGAGAATGGGAATGATCAAGACTTTCCTCTAGAAGTTTTGGTGTTAAGAGACTTTAAGTCAGGTGTAAGTGTAATAGAGTTGTGTGCATGCTTTGTACACCTTCAAGATTTGTCATTTGTGGGGTGCAGTGCGCTCGTTCACTGGCCAGAAACATTGTTCGAAGGATTGGTATCCTTGAGGAAGCTTAGGATTCAGGAATGCAATAATCTGACTGGATATGCACAAGCTTCTGCTGAGCCATCTACATCATCAAAAACCGGTCTGCTCCTGCCCAGTCTAGAGGATCTGGTGATATGGTTCTGTGAAAACTTGGTTGAGCTCTTCAACGTACCTGCATCTCTCAGGACAATGTGCATTTATAAGTGCAGTAAGCTTGAGTCCACATCCGGCAGGAAGCAGCAGCAGGGACAGTCAGTATCATCAATTCATCAAGGGCCATCCAGTATAGAAGGATTATCATTATACAACTGTGATGGCTTAACAGGGGTCCTCTGTTTGCCCCCGTCCCTCAAGAGACTAGACATTACTAACTGTGGTGGGTTTGCATCTCTGGAATCCCGCTCTCCCGAGCTCCAATCCTTGGAGTTCCTCGAGCTTCATAATTGTCCTACACTGTCATCCCTACGTACCGGATGGTCCACAATCATACTCATCTCTCCAGCATCTTTCCATTATATACTGCCCTGGTCTGAAGACACTCCCTGCAAGCCTGCAGCAACGGCTGGGCAGCATCCAGGACAAATATGTAGATGCCCATTATTATGGAA ATAA